Genomic segment of Pseudothermotoga sp.:
CACCTTCGGTGGTTCTGCAACAACGGGTGCGTTGGCACGTTGGTTCAAAGAACAATTCGCAGAGAGCGAAACTGTTGTAGGTGAGCGAATCGGAGTATCACCCTATCAATTACTCGATGAAGAAGTCAAGCGAGTGCCGCCGGGAAGCGACGGCATCGTAGTGCTGCCTTACTTCATGGGTGAGAGGTCTCCCATCTGGGATCCAAGCGCACGCGGTGTCATCTTTGGCGTAACTCTCTATCATAAGAGATCTCATATCTATCGAGCTTTGATGGAGGCCGGTGCTTACGCTCTGAGGCACAATATAGAAGCAGGTTTGAAAGCCGGACTGAAATTGAACGAAGAGTGTTGGATCGTGGGAGGTGTTGCAAAGTCCTCCGTGTGGGTGAAAATATTCGCCGACGTCACCGGTTTCAAAATGAGACAAGTTGAAACCTTGGTCGAAGCACCTTTTGGTGACGCGTTCCTGGCAGGTCTCGGTACTGGCGTGATAGATAAACCTGAAAGGATTAAAGAGTGGGTGAAGTACAAAAAGCCCATCGAACCAGAACCTGAAAATAAGAAAATCTACGACAAGTATTACGAAATTTACCTAAAACTCTATGAAAATACGAAAAAACTCATGCAAGAACTTTGAAACCCCGTCTCTCGGACGGGGTTTTTCAAAGCTTTTCAAACGAGAACTTCTTGCCGTTCAAATCCACGAAAAATTTTGTTCCCTTCGAGGTGATGAAGTAGGTCAAATCAGTACTAAGAACGTTTTCGACCCTCGCTTTTCCTCCGCGCAATGATACAGCATGTCTCAAAACATTCTTGGCTTCCTCATCCAGCAACGTTAGGTCATCACTGAGAACTATCATGTTATCCAACATTCCACAAACGTATGCATAGATTTGTCTTTCCTGCAAGTTCATTTGAGTTTGCTGTGCTCGTAACAAGAGACAATCTGGATCGTTGACCCAAAAACGTTTGTGCATGAAATATCTTGTAATCGCATTCCTAAGTGCCCACTTTGCTGATGGAAGACCCGCATCGGGTTTATCGTCTCCCCAGTACGGTGCCGTATCTGGACCGATCCTCATTCCATCAACTAAACCAACTGCCGGGAGCAAAGGACAGCCGCAACCTAGGATGAAAGCACCTTGAGTCGCCTCTCTGATGACTTTCAAACCTTCCCGCAAGGCTTCCACTGGAGTTCGGCGCTCTGTTCTCTCACCGGGAATGGCACCAGCGAAAAGAAAGTCGATCTTGAAATATTCAACGCCGAGCTCTTTCAGATCTTTGAACAAATTCCATAACCATCGCTTCACATCGTTCCTCGTGAGATCCAAAGCGTATATTTTCTTATTCCAATTCTTGTAAGCCATCTTCGGTTCACCGTTCTCGCTCACAAACCATTGAGGATGTTCCTTAAAAAGTTGGGATGTCTCCGAAGCACTGAACGGTGCCAGCCAGAGCCCCACTTTTAGACCATATCCTTTCAACGCCTCTATAATTTCTTCCAGCCTTGGAAAACTTTCTTTCGTGATAGTCCAATCACCTATATCATGTTCATACCCATCATCGATTTGAAACGTTGTGATTCCAAACTGGCCCGCTAGTTTCGCATTTTTCAACAACTCATCCCAACTCAAATCGAGGAAGTAATGATACCAACTACACCAACCAACAGTTTCGAAGGATTGAAACTCAACCTTGTTGTGAGCTTTTACAGCTTCTGCATAATGTTCGAGCAGAAGCGCCGTGTTCGAATTTTCAGCTATGAACAAAGGTTCAAGTTCCGTAGGTTCATCGAAACATCGATCGAAATATTCAAGACAGGCTACGACACGATCGTCCTCGATCGTGAAAAATCCATGACCGATTCTAGAGCTTAAAAATCCCGCTACCGAGCCCTCAGTTGCGAAGAAATAATCACTCACGAGTTTC
This window contains:
- a CDS encoding alpha-galactosidase; the protein is MLLEVLKEGTFCFKQKDCSIELRVQRINNVWLISGTVVGRPGRIELLALPVKEVLLLNNWQSWGPCRTVKKNQQIQVKLNEDWKYSASMFPEIFEKKLVSDYFFATEGSVAGFLSSRIGHGFFTIEDDRVVACLEYFDRCFDEPTELEPLFIAENSNTALLLEHYAEAVKAHNKVEFQSFETVGWCSWYHYFLDLSWDELLKNAKLAGQFGITTFQIDDGYEHDIGDWTITKESFPRLEEIIEALKGYGLKVGLWLAPFSASETSQLFKEHPQWFVSENGEPKMAYKNWNKKIYALDLTRNDVKRWLWNLFKDLKELGVEYFKIDFLFAGAIPGERTERRTPVEALREGLKVIREATQGAFILGCGCPLLPAVGLVDGMRIGPDTAPYWGDDKPDAGLPSAKWALRNAITRYFMHKRFWVNDPDCLLLRAQQTQMNLQERQIYAYVCGMLDNMIVLSDDLTLLDEEAKNVLRHAVSLRGGKARVENVLSTDLTYFITSKGTKFFVDLNGKKFSFEKL